The proteins below come from a single Microtus pennsylvanicus isolate mMicPen1 chromosome 13, mMicPen1.hap1, whole genome shotgun sequence genomic window:
- the Zbtb8a gene encoding zinc finger and BTB domain-containing protein 8A translates to MEISSHQSHLLQQLNEQRRQDVFCDCSILVEGKVFKAHRNVLFASSGYFKMLLSQSSKETSQPATATFQTFSPDTFTVILDFVYSGKLSLTGQNVIEVMSAASFLQMTDVISVCKTFIKSSLDISEKEKDRYFSLSDKDSSSNGVDRPSFYSSSWQEESASPRSHLSPDQGPSIVSGKLWPKYSYHAAPQRNAPQPLANEHRKDALKKSKHLRLSQPSQPVHLKSGKAETRASDSSGHVSQSEEQVQIDAEVDSAPAGFQYSQGSDVTSRSFPDDLPRLRFKCPYCTHVVKRKADLKRHLRCHTGERPYPCQACGKRFSRLDHLSSHFRTIHQACKLICRKCKRHVTDLTGQVVQEGTRRYRLCNECLAEVGIDSLPVDLEAEQHCVSPADGDKDSRWHLSEEENRSYVEIVEDGSADLVIKQVEDSEEEEEKEIKPNIR, encoded by the exons ATGGAGATCTCCTCCCACCAATCACACCTCCTGCAGCAACTGAACGAGCAGCGCAGGCAAGACGTGTTCTGTGACTGCAGTATTCTCGTGGAAGGCAAGGTCTTCAAAGCGCATCGAAACGTCTTGTTTGCTAGCAGCGGCTACTTTAAGATGCTGCTGTCCCAGAGCTCAAAGGAGACGAGTCAGCCAGCCACAGCCACGTTTCAGACCTTCTCCCCGGACACCTTCACAGTTATCCTGGACTTTGTCTACTCCGGCAAACTCTCTCTTACTGGACAGAATGTCATAGAGGTGATGTCCGCCGCGAGCTTCCTTCAGATGACTGATGTCATTAGTGTATGCAAGACTTTCATTAAATCTTCCTTGGACatcagtgagaaagaaaaggatCGCTATTTCAGCCTCTCAGATAAGGACAGCAGCTCGAATGGTGTGGACCGCCCCTCTTTCTACAGTAGCAGCTGGCAGGAGGAAAGTGCATCTCCCCGTTCTCACCTGAGCCCAGACCAAGGCCCAAGTATAGTAAGTGGAAAGTTGTGGCCCAAATACAGTTACCACGCCGCGCCCCAAAGGAATGCCCCGCAGCCTTTGGCCAACGAACACAGGAAGGATGCCCTTAAAAAGAGCAAGCACTTGAGACTGTCGCAGCCTTCTCAGCCTGTTCATCTTAAGTCGGGGAAAGCAGAAACACGAGCGTCCGATTCTTCCGGCCACGTTTCCCAGTCTGAAGAGCAAGTACAGATTGACGCTGAAGTAGACTCTGCTCCCGCTGGCTTCCAGTACAGCCAAGGGTCTGACGTCACATCCAGGAGCTTTCCAG ATGATCTGCCCAGGCTGCGATTCAAGTGCCCATACTGCACGCATGTTGTGAAGCGGAAAGCAGACCTCAAACGCCACCTGCGCTGCCATACAGGAGAGAGGCCCTACCCGTGCCAAGCTTGTGGGAAACGCTTTAGCAGGCTGGACCATCTGAGTAGCCATTTCCGAACA ATCCACCAGGCCTGCAAACTTATCTGCAGGAAATGCAAACGCCATGTGACTGACCTCACAGGACAAGTGGTCCAGGAGGGAACCAGGCGCTACAGACTGTGTAATGAGTGCCTGGCTGAAGTCGGCATCGACAGCCTCCCTGTGGATCTGGAAGCTGAGCAACATTGCGTGTCCCCCGCAGACGGAGATAAGGATTCCCGATGGCATCTGAGTGAGGAGGAGAACAGATCCTACGTGGAGATTGTAGAGGACGGGTCTGCCGATCTGGTTATAAAACAAGTTGAAGatagtgaggaggaggaggaaaaggaaatcaAACCCAACATCAGGTAG